The Microtus pennsylvanicus isolate mMicPen1 chromosome 5, mMicPen1.hap1, whole genome shotgun sequence DNA segment CAGAGCGGATGCGTAGGATACTGGCAATGATGAAGCTGTAGGATACCATGGTAAACAGGAAGTTGATCACACCAAAATAAACATCTGCGATGACAGTCATAATGTCGTTGAGGGTGGTTGGGCTGCAAGACAGCAGTAGCACTGCTGGAATTTCACAAAAGAAGTGGCGGATTTGGTTGGGGCCACAGAAATGGAGCCGTGCCATCAGGTAAGTATTCAGGGATGAGTTGATTGCACTGATGACCCACACACTGCCCGCCAGCAGGACACAGACGGGCCGACTCATCAGCATGCTGTAGTGCAGTGGGcgacagatggccacatagcggtcataggccatggctgTGAGCAGCAGCAGCTCAGCCCCCAGAACCCAGGTTAGGAAGAAAATCTGGGTCAAGCATCCCTTATAAGAGATGTGGCTGCCCTTCCCCACCAGACCCTCCAACAGCTTGGGAAGAACAGTGGATGTGCAGACAATGTCCATCAGAGCCAGGTTTgcaaggaagaagtacatgggggtgtgaaGACTTGGGTTCAGGCTGATGGCCATGAAAATGAGGGTGTTTCCTGCAAGAGCCATTAGATAGGAAATGggaaaaaataccaagaaaaaagCATGGAATGCATGATTCTTAGAGAATCCCTGCAGGACAAACTCTACCACAGCCGTATAGTTGTTCATTGTGATTTTAGAATGAGCCCCTGGGAGTTACTGTGACACAGGTGGGTATGGTCAAGGAGACACAGGGTGTAGAGCATCCATCATCTCACTAAGGGTGCAGCCGGAATGCTTGTCATGGGTGCTGTTGGTATAGAAAGCACATAAGTAACATGATGACATCATCTCTCAACCTAGCGCACTAGTCTGAGCTCTGCACTCTGCATACAAAAGAcccagaataaaagaaaaccctGCCTGTGGTGGGCAGTATCCCTTTGTAACATCTTTTAGCTTTGATATTGATCATGTGCTATGATATCCTGAGACCTGGAACTCCTATAAACATATAATCAAGACTGCTAAAACATGCCAAGGGCCAATCTGGTCTCCAGCACAGGTGTTTCTGGACCTAGAGATGAGCAGCCTCATGAAGGGGTTGGTCAGGCTTCTCAGATGCAGGCTGCCAAGCAGTTCTGGGGAAGCGTGATTGGGGACTGGAGCATGGAGCAGTGGCAGTATAACATGCAGTCGGCACAGACGGTCCTGGCTCTTGGGAAGGAAATGATCATATCACTGTGAACAGCACAACTGTCTATTTCTCCCTGGCCACCCTAGGCCTTCTTTGTGGATAATATACCTAGTGAGGTAGAGAGGCATCTTCCCTTCCCTGGGCCTGGTGGAGGCTTGTACCTACCAGAGAAGGTGTCTAGGCTGGAAACACATCATGAAAGGCATGGACACAGTTTCAACCCAGGGCTCAAATTTCTAGGTTTTCACCCTTGCCCCGTCTCAAGTCTTTCTTCACTATATCTAATAAACCCATCTGTCTCCAATCACCAATGACTCTTCAAATATATGGACCTCTCAGGCCGAGGAGCACATGGACTGATCAGcaagtggtaaaaaaaaaaaacgttctGTCTTCTCTAGTGTCTCCATGGGAGTGAGTGGTCCCAGACCCTTTCTGGAGATGCAGGAGTAGGTTGTTGGCTACATGGAAACTAAGGACTCACACCAGGGTATGTCCTGAACAAGGAAGCATATCTTCTCCCCTGCAAATGCACAGAACAAGGCCTTTCTCCTGCAGGGTTAGCTTGAGAACTGGACTTAAGATTTTGATACCTCCCTTCTACCTCCTCCCACTGAAGAACCAAGAAACCCATAAAATCTCTAGGCCAATAACTGTCCCTGCAAAATCAAAACAGGTTTGTCTGTCATCATTCCTTTCAGATGCCCCATGGCCTCATACAGCACTCAGGGCTTCTCAGTTGAGCCCCCAAATCCCCTCTGTCTGCATCTCAATCTGTCTGCCTGCAGCTCTGGGTCACAGGTGGCTTTGAGCCCTGAACTCTGCACCAGATTCATGGGAAACTACCATGCCTATCTCAGAGATTCTGATCTGCCCCAGAACCAAGTCAAAGGCCAAGCTTTCTGTTCAGCAATGAGCAACGGCTCAGACAGGTCCCAAAGCTGACCCACAGAGGCCAAGTTCATAGTTTCAAACTGAAACTGTGAAGGAAAGTGACTCTGGTAACAGTTTTGAgactaaccacacacacacacacacacacacacacacacacacacacacacggaaaagcAGGTAAGGTAAATGCCTAAGGAAAGATGTAAGTAGAGGAAGGATCAGCTCACATGGAAAGAGAAGTTGTCACTGAGTGTCCATCTAAGTCCAAGATGTCTGCATGTCATGGAGAACATTCAATGTGGCCACAGGATGAGAGTCCTCTGTCTCTTTTGTTTGCTGTTGACCTTAAAGCAGGGTCTGCCCCTTGGCGTGGACACTGAGATTGCTAGGAAGTGGCCCTCAGAGAGCAATTACCCACTTTGAAGTAAACAGGAGTCCCTACGGTGGCCATAGTTCCAAAGCTGAGGCACCAGGACACTAAGGCACAGAGAAAGGAGGCACCCGAGGCCATATGCACAGGTCTAGGACACTGACCTCTGCTGTGTGTTCCACCCTGGGGATGCCCTCAAGATAGCTTGGCTAAAGTCATGTCCATTTGATCCACAAAGAAAGATGGATTTCACATTAATATACAAATCCTGAGAGTAGACTGTGGAACCTCTCCTAACCATATAATCTTGATGTGACATAGTTCTATCAATAAACCAACACTGATTGGTTTATCATCATATAGGGAGACTGAGCAAGGGCCACTCTCATTCATTGTATGGGGAGTGTGGTCAATATGAGACATCACAGTTGAGGTTGGTCATGAGTGTATGAAACTTTTCATTGCAGTGTTCAAACCCTCTTATGAGGACAGAGTGTGTGAAGTCTGGAGATGAAGATCAGCATCGGTAAACAGGACTTCAGTTCCACCATGTTCTGTGGCACTGGGTATAGATAACAAGGCACCTGAGTTCTTTACAGCAGATTGGCTTCCCTGTAGAGCCAGAAGTCCCACAGCAGGTGGGCAAATCATCTCTTGCAGTCATAGAACAGTGCATAAAGTAACCTATTCAGAATCTTCCTTTACAAAAAATCCAAAGGAGCTAAAATGTTCACAAACCAAATGACCACTGGCTACCTTTAGTTACAAATCCTTTAAAGCTTTTGATCTCTGTCAATATACACATTCTAAATCCCTCACAAAACCTCGCCCACTTAGCATAACAGCAAATTCAACAGTCTTAGCAGTACTCAAGATTTAAGCAATTCCTAGAGGACATCAAGATGTGATAtgatgtcatcagagaggcttccatTGGCAgttgatgggaacagatgcagagatccacagctgaacattggagagagagggagagagagagagagagcccaactTGGAGATCTCCATCAGGTCCTTCCCTTTGTagctcagggaaccccaagaaagagaggggaggaagaattgtaggaaccagagggatcaagaacaccaggagaacatgacccacagaatcaactgagcTGTGCTCTTAGGGGCTCACAAAGACCCAAGAAGAGGCACAAGAATCAGTCAAATGCCACATTACTGAGGGTATTTAGCAAATGTAGGAGGTTCCTAGTGGAATATTTggtgtcacttatgtatactatcatatcatctacaaatagcgaaagttcaatgtttttctttccaattttctctagccagaacttcaataACTATGtcgaatagatatggaaagaatggtcaaccttgtcttgttcctgattttggtggaattactttgagtttctctccatttaatttgatgttggctgacagcttgctgtatatttcttttattatctttatatatGTCCCTTTTATCATGGAtatctccaagatctttatcatgaaggggtgttggattttgtcgaatgccttttcagcatctaatgagatgatcataagtgttcttttctttaagtttatttatatgttttatttattttataaaactttataaataaagttttatttattttattttactgataaatttttgtatgttgaaccatccctgcatccctggaatgagctgacttgatcatggtgaataattcttttgatgtgttcttggattcggtttgtcagtattttatagagtatttttgcatctatattcattAGATAAGATTAGTCTATAGTTCTccttcttggttgggtctttgtgtgtttttagtATCAGAATCTTTGTAGCCTAATAAAAAAAGGTTGGcaaagtttcttctgtttctattatatggaacactttgaggaatataggtattagctatatggtagaattcttcactgaAACTATCTTTTCTagactttttttggttgggaggcttttgatgactgttccTATTTCCTTACAGGTTATAGGTagatttaaattgttcacctagtCTTGACtttattttggtatgtggtacctatccagaaaattgtccggTTCGTTTACATTTTCCTGTTTTGCAGTGCACAGGTTTTTGTAATATagcctaatgattctctggatttcctcagtgtttgttgtAATGTCccactttttatttctgattttgttaatttgaatgttctctctttgccttttgattattttgggtaaaggtttgtctatcttgttgattttctcaaagaaccaggtatttgtttcatggattctttgtattgttttctttgtttctattttattgatttcagtcctcaatctAATTATTTTCTGTCATCTGCTCCTCATGgctgagtttgcttctttttttctagagcttccagatgtgctgttaagtctctagtGTGGCATTTCTCCATGTAATGGGAGCTTttggcaggcctgctttttgtcctgcccagctcccggatggctagctttacacccgaaataacaacacacaaattatattcatttaaacactgcctggtccattagctctagcctcttattggctaactctcacattttggctaacccatttctaataacctgtgtaccaccatgaagtggtggcttgctgggaagattctaaccactGTCCATCTTGGGAAgaagaagcatggcgtctgcctgactctgctttttttctcccagaattctgtccagtctactccacctatctcagttctgccctatcaaaaagccaaggcagtttctttattaaccaatgaaattaacacatagatggaagacccacctacatcatttcccctttttctgtttaaacaaaaaagaaaggctttcactttaacatagtaaaattacatataacaaaacagttatcaagcaagaattacagttacaatatttatatctattttatcttttatcataattaaggaaaactaaaactatgACTAtccatttttcaactccatcaaagaagtAAGcaattccaaaactctagaaatgacagagacatctcgctgtctggacagtcacccaaagttcttttgtaccattggggcatccatcttagcctacagacccatagaatccagcagacatttccatgaagcaggaaaattcaaagacagttcagtcacttttttctgtgtcctgaagaatgtctcacagactctttcatgagtcaggaaccccgaaagatcatctcacctttaggcaagttcagcagtcttctgtctgtgggttctctgtgtccagtttatgcaacagtccaggtaagagcagtttcttgcccaaatggctaaccagctccataaggagcctcttcaatgcccatcttcctcttgaagtagattggtgttgccaggagcagacttgtctcattgtcatgaaaagtcctaagttattaaaacattaaatgccatattctgcagtctttgaaagatatgaagaatgtctatctaactgaaatatatctctatatatctagaaaatctaacatgactacaagcctaactattattgatgattatccattaacacctatatttcctaattatacagtacatttttttattttttattttgtttttgtttttttttaattctttttttttaaatttatttattaaagatttctgtctcttccccgccactgcctcccatttccctccccctcccccaactaagtcccccccccatcccgaaaagcaatcagggttccctgtcctgtgggaagtccaaggaacccccacctccatccaggtctagtaagttgagcatccaaactgcttaggctcccacaaagccagtgcgtgcagtaggatcagaaacccattgccattgttcttgagttgtcagtagtcctcattgtccgctatgttcagagtccagttttatcccaggcttttccagacccaggccagctggtcttggtgagttcccgatagaatatccccattgtgaggtaagccagacccaaaaagaggaacatgggatgtactcactcatatttggtttctagccataaaccaaggacattgagcctataattagtgatcctagagaagctaaataaggagaacccaaagaaaaacatataggcatcctcctcaatattaaccttcagcaagcgatgaaaggagacagacagagacccacattggagcacaggactgaaatctcaaggtccaaatcaggagcagaaggagagagagcacgagcaaggaactcaggaccgcgaggggcgcacccatatacagtacatttttaaatgaactgtacaATCACGATACCTTAATCactatcagaaatacatatacacataacaaatttgaccttaaatctctatcaataaagcaaaatctataccaaggcaaataattcatatttatatcatatccccctaaCTGtaaaagaacattataaacaatatttgggaatatgggcacagttatttctctccaaactgcttcatgctgactgggggggcgctgttatttaggtctttcatggtataacctgtctgctaggttcatttcagttggcagttgagtgaagtaattttctgaaggtgttcatggTGATCTTTCAGGAGAGCATGgtttatcataccatattgggatagaaacaatccacagggtctcatcctctgtgaaaacaaaagaagaccctctccaaaacgttatatccttagacccaaatttgaaagtcatgatacctttagaacatacatGTTGGATCAGCTTATCagaccacacaatgaaatgtctctctgtatttagctccttcacagtcaaaaaattgaaagaaaatacagaatccaaactttctgtgaattttccatttttatgtggcgtatttttctttatttcttttaatctataactatctgtactctgtctctttaaagactttaccctttttttaaggcattaactttattctctatattctttttcctctctctcccaagcctacataacactcatccaacattgacccatttagaggtcttttatgtctgaatctgtcctattgcgtTGCCTGTAACTATTTTACTGTCCAGGAGATctatttaaaatgctaagcacttcttaaaaacgtAACTTGCACCATGTAAGGGTAATACGGTATGGTACCGCCTGTTTTCtacccagtctaaaccttaactgcactgttattATGATAATTATCATAGTTTCTGCCTGAGTTCAGCACAGTTTAGCATGGCAAAGCAGAGCCAGagcccctcctgcctcagatccatttggtgcccctgagcagCACAcggttccaggcacacagcaagtccacattgccatcaagcaagcaagcattttactCATAAAACCCCATCCAATTCTCTGTCTCCCTCAAGAGACAGAGGTTGCACTAGGAGCATAGCCTAGAAAGCCAGCGTTTTAAAACTGCACAGCTTTTTTTGCCTCCAGGTAGGAGTCACATTCAGCACTTTAACTCTTGAGAATGAGCATTTTGTctaagttacatccaaatctgccaggcagagcactgtgcagcctggaaatatccctctgtatggcggcagaaatccgccatgctctcccgCTTGTGCACGCCTAGTAAACCTGATCCCGCCgcctgcccaggtgcaggcagggagcggCGAACCATTGGCATGGTCTCAGTACTTTCTTCCTGATCCCGAGCGGCCACACCAACATCCAGCccacaaatgctccatagctggagttTGTACAggcggcacagcccaggaagctgcgttttaaaatggcgcagctttttttttctgccactaCTGCTGAAACAGGAAATCTCTGTACGGCACGtcctagcaaacagcaaaaagctgtgttaaactccctttccctttttttaaagccctctcaggtttttaattggatttaatTGGCCACATtagcgccactctgttgtaaacCCACCTACATCATCCCCACTTTTTACTAATCTGGATGGGCATAAGTGATCTCTTAGAGTTTGTAGAACATATGTCCAGATCCTTCTGGCTATTAGAGTCTCCATTAAGAGGTCTGGTGCTGCCGGGAAGTAGTGACACagatctataatcccagcacttgggaggtagactCCAGCCTGTTCTagagactgagttccaggacagccaaagttccACAGagtaactctgtctcaaaaaaaacaaaaaaaaagaagtcaggtgttattctaatGGGCATGACTTTACTTGTTAGGTGTTATTCTAATGGTcatgcctttatatgttacttactCTCTCCCTTtatagcttttaatattcttcctttgttctgtacatttagcATTTGATTATCATGTGTCAcggagaatttcttttttttcctgtctatttgatattctgtgtgtttgttaTACTTTGAAAGGcacctccttctttaggttagggaatttttgttgaaaatattttctctgatttttgcCTGAGGCTCTTCTCTTTATATCCCAAGTGTTCATATATttagtcttttcatagtgtctcagatttcctggatggtTTGTTTCAGGAATTTTCcagatttcacattttctttatctttaataTCCATTCTTGTATCATATCTTCAACttttgaaattctctcttccaagtCTAGTACTATATTGGTGAGTTTGTCTTCTGAGGTTTTGATGTTTcacttcttaaacattttatttccagttttatctcagtttgggttttgtttttcttttttctttcttgtttttgtttgtctgtttttttttttttgttttttagacagggtttcactgtagctttggagcttctcctcaaactagctcttatagacgagactgaccttgaactgatgtagattctccttcctctgcttatggagtgctgggattaagggatgCACCACCACTTCATGGctagtttgggttttctttagagattctgttgtttgtttgttttgctttgttaaatCCCTCTTTCATGTCATGAATTGTTGTAAATATATTAATTCTACCATTTGTGTTTTCAGACTCCAATAAAGAATATACTCAAATACTGTTTAAGGTTCTTGAACATATTCACAATCATTTTTGAATCCTTTTTTGCACTTCAACTATATTACGTATCTTGGGGTCTGATGTAGTTGGGATACTAGTTCTTGTGGAAGCATCCTTGTCTTGACTTCAGGTATTTGTGGTTTTGtgctggtgtctaggcatctggaaTGGGATGACTGAAGTGAAAGGTGTTGGTATCtgatcttgtctttgttgggtgggtgttctATTCCCCAGTTTCTGTTGTTCCCTCTGGATCTTGTAAAAGTCTGGTGAATGTGGGTTTCCCAGTACTGAGCTCTTGTTTATGTGACTGCATGTCAGAGTGGGATAGATGTGGCCATGGAGAAAAGGCCGAACTGGGTTTCAAAACTAAAGGGGATCCTGTTCACACCTATAATTGGCATCCATATGGAGTTGGAAATATGGTAGAAAGGGGGTATTCTTGAACTAGGCTAGTGTTAAAAAATTAtctggaaagacagagacattAGGGGACCCTGTATCTGAAGCAAGAGTTCAAGTCTCCAGTGAACATAACTGAAGTCAGAGTACAGGCACTGTAAGCAGGTTGTTACTGGGTGTGCGTGAGAatgtgaagcatgattaataaaatttcagagagagaaattggggttcaacataAAGAtccaaaagcaaagaaagcagCCTCTGGCTCTTGCCTCAAATTCactccaaaatggtgatcctgcctccaagtaATCTCAGAATGGCTGAGTCTaagagttgtctcctcccatcttaaactcctctctagttctaggattaaaggcattcaccactgggattaaagacatccactgccttgtttctatggcatctagtgtggctcctgggattaaaggtgtgtgttgccactGTTTGATCTGTCAGCTTGACCAGAGCTGCTcttttactctctggtcttcaggcaaacattatttattaaaatacaaataaaatgccctACAAGAATGGAAAGATCATAATGGAGGGCAGGAAGGATAGTGTGGCTCACCTACCATCATCCCTACCAGGTGTGACTACTGGGGGTCCAGTTGAAAGCATTTCTGAAAGAATTTGACAGGGAGGAATGGAGATGGGCTGggtgcagaggaaggcagaagagagggTTTACAAGTAGAACAACTGGGTTCAATCCAAGGCTTGGTGAAGTCCCCTAAGGTTGGGtgtggagtgggaggagaggccCCTTCACCCAGGCTGCTATAGTGCTGGAATGTGACTGGAGAGTTTGGATTGGGGGTTAGGAAGAAGAGTGAGATGTACTGACCTATTCCTAGCCTGTTGTGGTTCTGTGGGTCCCAGATAGAGGATTTTATAGGTGTCTGTGGAGGACATAAAGGGATGAAAAGACACTAGATAAAAGGTGTAGTTCTTTGTCAGCTTAAGTCTAGACTTGTTTTGAAATGCTATTACTGATAGCAAACATTATAGACTATAATAATTCTTTGGCAACATCCAACAGGAGGAACTAAGAATGAAAAAAAGGTTAAATTGCTGTCCTAAAATGTGTAtctgtgattttgtgtgtgtgtgtgtgtgtgtgtgtttgtgataaaCATGGAGGAGCATCGaca contains these protein-coding regions:
- the LOC142851004 gene encoding olfactory receptor 13A1-like, whose amino-acid sequence is MNNYTAVVEFVLQGFSKNHAFHAFFLVFFPISYLMALAGNTLIFMAISLNPSLHTPMYFFLANLALMDIVCTSTVLPKLLEGLVGKGSHISYKGCLTQIFFLTWVLGAELLLLTAMAYDRYVAICRPLHYSMLMSRPVCVLLAGSVWVISAINSSLNTYLMARLHFCGPNQIRHFFCEIPAVLLLSCSPTTLNDIMTVIADVYFGVINFLFTMVSYSFIIASILRIRSAEGKRRAFSTCSAHLVVVILYYSTVIYTYVQPGSGSSGNSKVAALIYTAVSPTLNPLIYSLRNKDVKVALRKVFPSVC